A window of Synergistales bacterium genomic DNA:
TTGGCGACCACGGAAGCGGCGGCTACCGGCAGGACCTTCTCGTCGCCGCCGACCACGCCGCGCTGCGGGAAGGGCAATCCCGGAATCGGCGCCCTGCCGTCGACCACCACCAGATCCGGCGCCAGGGGAAGCTGCATGACACTGCGGTACATCGCCCAGAGGGATGCCCTGAGGATGTTCGTCCTGTCGATCCTCACCGCCGACGCGGCCTGGGCCCGCCAGAGGATTCCCCACTCCCGGAAGAGAGCAAAAAACTCCTCCCGTTTCCTGGGGGAGAGCTTCTTGCTGTCCTTCAATCCGGAGGAGGCCAGGCCGCGCAGCTGCTCTCTGGTGGCCATGACGGCGGCGGCCACCACCGGGCCGGCCAGCGGACCGCGTCCCGCCTCGTCCACGCCGACGACAATCATGGTTCCAGCGTCCTCCCCGGGTGTTCCAGGGTACAGCGACCCAGTCGGCCTGCGGCAAAGCGTTCGCAGAGGCTTTTGCCCGCCTGCTCCAGGTCCACCACACCGCCCGGGCGGAGGCAGCCTGTCATGCGGCCGATCTGCTCCAGCTTGTCGCTCCCGTCGTCAACGGGCCGTGGGAATCTCTGGGCTACCCGTTCCCAGAGTCCCCGGGCCTCCAGACAGTCGATCAGGCCTTTGGCGAGGGTTTCGTAGTCGCCCACCACATCGCCCCGGGTGCAGCCGATCCAGACCAGGGCTCTGCTCACCCCGGTGCCGGACTTGGGGTCCAGGATGCCCGGGGAATCCACCAGGAGCAGCCCCTCCTTGCTTTTGTACCAGGAAACCGCCTTGGTCACCCCCGGTACGGCGCCGATGGAGGCCTTGCTCTTCCCGGCCAGAAGATTGAGCAACCGCGATTTGCCCACATTGGGAATCCCCACAACCGCCAGCCGCGGTGCTCTGTGAGAGGGGGCAAGGCTATGGAGCTGCTTTTTCAGTGGATTGATGCCGCCGCTCCGCAGATTCGCCGCCCAGACCATGTCGCCGT
This region includes:
- a CDS encoding ribonuclease HII — encoded protein: MIVVGVDEAGRGPLAGPVVAAAVMATREQLRGLASSGLKDSKKLSPRKREEFFALFREWGILWRAQAASAVRIDRTNILRASLWAMYRSVMQLPLAPDLVVVDGRAPIPGLPFPQRGVVGGDEKVLPVAAASVVAKVLRDRAMVALDRLYPHWGFRRHKGYPTREHRVLVHEIGLSPIHRRSFACGE
- a CDS encoding 50S ribosome-binding GTPase, whose product is MAGRTVWYPGHMARGKRELRALAGKVDVFIEVRDARAPQLTASPDTEALSRVRPVWRVLSKRDLAEESGTCQWLDRLRSDGDMVWAANLRSGGINPLKKQLHSLAPSHRAPRLAVVGIPNVGKSRLLNLLAGKSKASIGAVPGVTKAVSWYKSKEGLLLVDSPGILDPKSGTGVSRALVWIGCTRGDVVGDYETLAKGLIDCLEARGLWERVAQRFPRPVDDGSDKLEQIGRMTGCLRPGGVVDLEQAGKSLCERFAAGRLGRCTLEHPGRTLEP